One region of Polyodon spathula isolate WHYD16114869_AA chromosome 25, ASM1765450v1, whole genome shotgun sequence genomic DNA includes:
- the LOC121300116 gene encoding protein ILRUN-like isoform X2: MEGMDMDLDPELMQKFSCMGTTDKDVLISEFQRLLGFQLNPAGCAFFLDMTNWNLQAAIGAYYDFESPNINAPSMSFVEDVTIGEGESVPPDTQFTKTWRIQNTGAESWPPGVCLKYVGGDQFGHVNMVMVRSLDPQEVSEVSVQMHSPTAPGMYQGQWRMCTATGFFFGDVIWVILGVEVGGLLGVTQQLSSFQTEFNTQPHRKVEGNFNPFASPQKNKNAGEVDNSLKDPGGPWEPAPDQIQEDQNGLSHNSVNIAPNSLQNNLSLVTYSQGIHGPYPFGQS, from the exons ATGGAGGGCATGGATATGGACCTGGACCCGGAGCTTATGCAGAAATTCAGCTGCATGGGGACAACCGACAAGGACGTCCTCATCTCCGAGTTCCAGAGGCTGCTAGGTTTTCAGCTGAACCCGGCCGGTTGCGCCTTCTTCTTGGACATGACCAACTG GAACCTACAAGCTGCCATAGGAGCGTACTATGACTTTGAGAGCCCGAACATCAATGCCCCGTCAATGTCATTTGTGGAGGACGTGACGATCGGAGAGGGGGAGTCTGTGCCCCCCGACACGCAATTCACAAAAACGTGGAGAATACAGAACACAG GAGCAGAGTCTTGGCCCCCAGGGGTGTGTCTGAAGTATGTGGGCGGAGACCAGTTTGGCCATGTGAACATGGTAATGGTTCGCTCACTGGACCCGCAGGAAGTGTCTGAAGTCAGCGTGCAGATGCACAGCCCCACCGCGCCCGGCATGTACCAGGGCCAGTGGCGCATGTGCACAGCTACCGGATTCTTCTTTGGGG ACGTGATCTGGGTGATCCTGGGTGTGGAGGTAGGAGGCCTCCTGGGTGTGACGCAGCAGCTGTCCTCCTTCCAGACGGAATTCAACACCCAGCCACACCGAAAGGTCGAGGGCAACTTCAACCCTTTCGCCTCGCCGCAGAAGAACAAGAACGCAGGGGAGGTCGACAACAGCCTCAAGGACCCTGGGGGCCCATGGGAGCCTGCCCCAGACCAAATCCAGGAAGATCAAAACGGACTGTCTCACAACTCTGTAAATATAGCACCAAACAGTCTCCAAAACAACTTATCACTAGTGACGTACAGTCAG
- the LOC121300119 gene encoding U1 small nuclear ribonucleoprotein C isoform X1 produces the protein MPKFYCDYCDTYLTHDSPSVRKTHCSGRKHKENVKDYYQKWMEEQAQSLIDKTTAAFQQGKIPPSPFPGAPPPGGAMIPPPPNMNGPPRPGMMQAPPMGGPPMMPMMGPPPPGMMSVGPDSRKEQLIRIGPDCRIFPRFHMESGMRPPMGGPMQMMQGPPMMRPPSRPMMVPSRPGMARPDR, from the exons ATGCCGAA GTTTTACTGTGATTACTGTGATACGTATTTAACGCATGACTCG CCGTCTGTAAGAAAGACTCACTGCAGCGGTCGAAAGCACAAGGAGAATGTGAAGGACTACTACCAGAAATGGATGGAGGAGCAAGCGCAGAGCCTCATTGACAAAACAA ctgcTGCCTTCCAGCAGGGCAAGATCCCGCCCTCTCCCTTCCCCGGAGCTCCGCCCCCTGGTGGCGCCATGATCCCACCACCTCCCAACATGA ATGGCCCTCCCCGCCCTGGGATGATGCAGGCGCCCCCTATGGGTGGTCCTCCAATGATGCCGATGATGGGACCTCCGCCCCCCGGCATGATGTCCGTTGGTCCAG ACTCTAGAAAAGAACAGCTGATCCGAATTGGACCAGACTGTCGAATCTTCCCGCGCTTTCACATGGAGTCAG GGATGCGGCCTCCTATGGGCGGGCCGATGCAAATGATGCAAGGACCCCCTATGATGCGACCGCCCTCTCGACCCATGATGGTGCCCTCCAGACCCGGCATGGCAAGGCCTGACAGATAA
- the LOC121300116 gene encoding protein ILRUN-like isoform X1 yields MEGMDMDLDPELMQKFSCMGTTDKDVLISEFQRLLGFQLNPAGCAFFLDMTNWNLQAAIGAYYDFESPNINAPSMSFVEDVTIGEGESVPPDTQFTKTWRIQNTGAESWPPGVCLKYVGGDQFGHVNMVMVRSLDPQEVSEVSVQMHSPTAPGMYQGQWRMCTATGFFFGDVIWVILGVEVGGLLGVTQQLSSFQTEFNTQPHRKVEGNFNPFASPQKNKNAGEVDNSLKDPGGPWEPAPDQIQEDQNGLSHNSVNIAPNSLQNNLSLVTYSQVCTEQRQLGEVDLVPTSGLASL; encoded by the exons ATGGAGGGCATGGATATGGACCTGGACCCGGAGCTTATGCAGAAATTCAGCTGCATGGGGACAACCGACAAGGACGTCCTCATCTCCGAGTTCCAGAGGCTGCTAGGTTTTCAGCTGAACCCGGCCGGTTGCGCCTTCTTCTTGGACATGACCAACTG GAACCTACAAGCTGCCATAGGAGCGTACTATGACTTTGAGAGCCCGAACATCAATGCCCCGTCAATGTCATTTGTGGAGGACGTGACGATCGGAGAGGGGGAGTCTGTGCCCCCCGACACGCAATTCACAAAAACGTGGAGAATACAGAACACAG GAGCAGAGTCTTGGCCCCCAGGGGTGTGTCTGAAGTATGTGGGCGGAGACCAGTTTGGCCATGTGAACATGGTAATGGTTCGCTCACTGGACCCGCAGGAAGTGTCTGAAGTCAGCGTGCAGATGCACAGCCCCACCGCGCCCGGCATGTACCAGGGCCAGTGGCGCATGTGCACAGCTACCGGATTCTTCTTTGGGG ACGTGATCTGGGTGATCCTGGGTGTGGAGGTAGGAGGCCTCCTGGGTGTGACGCAGCAGCTGTCCTCCTTCCAGACGGAATTCAACACCCAGCCACACCGAAAGGTCGAGGGCAACTTCAACCCTTTCGCCTCGCCGCAGAAGAACAAGAACGCAGGGGAGGTCGACAACAGCCTCAAGGACCCTGGGGGCCCATGGGAGCCTGCCCCAGACCAAATCCAGGAAGATCAAAACGGACTGTCTCACAACTCTGTAAATATAGCACCAAACAGTCTCCAAAACAACTTATCACTAGTGACGTACAGTCAGGTATGTACAGAGCAGCGACAGCTGGGGGAGGTGGATCTGGTGCCCACCTCCGGTCTGGCCTCACTGTAA
- the LOC121300119 gene encoding U1 small nuclear ribonucleoprotein C isoform X2, with product MPKFYCDYCDTYLTHDSPSVRKTHCSGRKHKENVKDYYQKWMEEQAQSLIDKTTAAFQQGKIPPSPFPGAPPPGGAMIPPPPNMNGPPRPGMMQAPPMGGPPMMPMMGPPPPGMMSVGPGMRPPMGGPMQMMQGPPMMRPPSRPMMVPSRPGMARPDR from the exons ATGCCGAA GTTTTACTGTGATTACTGTGATACGTATTTAACGCATGACTCG CCGTCTGTAAGAAAGACTCACTGCAGCGGTCGAAAGCACAAGGAGAATGTGAAGGACTACTACCAGAAATGGATGGAGGAGCAAGCGCAGAGCCTCATTGACAAAACAA ctgcTGCCTTCCAGCAGGGCAAGATCCCGCCCTCTCCCTTCCCCGGAGCTCCGCCCCCTGGTGGCGCCATGATCCCACCACCTCCCAACATGA ATGGCCCTCCCCGCCCTGGGATGATGCAGGCGCCCCCTATGGGTGGTCCTCCAATGATGCCGATGATGGGACCTCCGCCCCCCGGCATGATGTCCGTTGGTCCAG GGATGCGGCCTCCTATGGGCGGGCCGATGCAAATGATGCAAGGACCCCCTATGATGCGACCGCCCTCTCGACCCATGATGGTGCCCTCCAGACCCGGCATGGCAAGGCCTGACAGATAA